The Cervus elaphus chromosome 12, mCerEla1.1, whole genome shotgun sequence genome includes a region encoding these proteins:
- the SIX4 gene encoding homeobox protein SIX4 isoform X2 produces MIASAADIKQENGMESASEGQEAPREVAGGAAAAAAAGLSPPAPAPFPLEPGDAAAAAARVSGEEGAVAAAAAAAGAAVDQVQLHSELLGRHHHAAAAAAAAQTPLAFSPDHVACVCEALQQGGNLDRLARFLWSLPQSDLLRGNESLLKARALVAFHQGIYPELYSILESHSFESANHPLLQQLWYKARYTEAERARGRPLGAVDKYRLRRKFPLPRTIWDGEETVYCFKEKSRNALKELYKQNRYPSPAEKRHLAKITGLSLTQVSNWFKNRRQRDRNPSETQSKSESDGNPSTEDESSKGHEDLSPHQLSGSSDGVTNLSLSSHLEPVYMQQIGNAKISLSSSGVLLNGSLVPASTSPVFLNGNSFIQGPNGVILNGLSVGNTQTVSLNPPKMASNIMSNGISMTDILGSTSQDVKEFKVLQSSSANSAATTSYSPSAPVSFPGLIPSAEVKREGIQTVASQDGGSVVTFTTPVQINQYGIVQIPNSGANSQFLNGSIGFSPLQLPPVSVAASQGNISVNSSTSDGSTFTSESATVQQGKVFLSSLAPSAVVYTVPNSGQTIGSVKQEGVERSLVFSQLMPVNQNAQVNTNLSSESISGSGLHPLSSSLVNVSPTHNFSLTSPTLLNPTELNPDIADSQPMSAPVASKSTVTSVNNANYATLQNCSLISGQDLLSVPMSQAALGEIVPPGEDQVGHPSPTVHQDFVREHHLVMQSVANIKENFLTNSESKTASNLMMLDSKSKYVLDGMVETVCEDLETDKKELAKLQTVQLDEDMQDL; encoded by the exons ATG ATTGCAAGTGCGGCGGACATCAAGCAGGAGAATGGGATGGAAAGCGCCTCGGAGGGGCAGGAGGCGCCCCGAGAAGTGGCGgggggcgcggcggcggcggcggcggcggggctgaGCCCCCCGGCTCCAGCCCCTTTCCCCCTGGAGCCGGGGGACGCCGCGGCAGCCGCCGCCAGGGTGAGCGGAGAGGAAGGGGCAGTGgctgcagcggcggcggcggccggggcGGCGGTGGATCAGGTACAACTCCACTCGGAACTTCTGGGCAGGCACCACcacgccgcggccgccgccgccgccgcgcagACCCCACTGGCCTTCTCGCCCGACCATGTCGCCTGCGTGTGCGAGGCGCTGCAGCAGGGGGGCAACCTGGACCGCCTGGCCCGGTTCCTGTGGTCCCTGCCCCAGAGCGACCTGCTACGTGGCAACGAGAGCCTGCTGAAGGCGCGGGCGCTGGTGGCCTTCCACCAGGGCATCTACCCCGAGCTCTACAGCATCCTCGAGAGCCACAGCTTCGAGTCGGCTAACCACCCGCTGCTGCAGCAGCTCTGGTACAAGGCGCGCTACACCGAGGCCGAGCGAGCCCGCGGCCGGCCGCTGGGCGCGGTGGACAAGTACCGGCTGCGCAGGAAATTCCCCCTGCCCCGCACCATCTGGGACGGCGAGGAGACGGTGTATTGTTTCAAGGAGAAGTCGCGCAACGCGCTCAAGGAGCTCTACAAGCAGAATCGCTACCCTTCGCCCGCCGAGAAGCGGCACCTGGCCAAGATCACCGGCCTCTCCCTCACCCAGGTCAGCAACTGGTTCAAGAACCGCCGGCAGCGCGATCGGAACCCCTCCGAGACCCAGTCCAAAAG TGAGTCAGATGGCAATCCTAGCACTGAAGATGAATCCAGCAAGGGTCATGAAGACTTGTCTCCTCATCAGCTCTCGGGTTCATCCGATGGTGTCACCAACCTCAGCCTTTCCAGTCACCTGGAGCCAGTATATATGCAACAAATTGGAAATGCTAAAATATCGTTAAGCTCCTCTGGAGTTTTATTGAACGGAAGTTTGGTACCTGCAAGTACTTCACCTGTCTTCCTTAATGGTAATTCTTTCATTCAGGGACCCAATGGAGTTATCCTTAATGGATTAAGTGTGGGAAATACACAGACAGTGTCTTTGAACCCACCAAAAATGGCATCAAACATCATGAGCAATGGTATCTCCATGACTGACATACTGGGGTCTACCTCCCAGGATGTGAAGGAATTCAAAGTTCTCCAGAGCTCTTCAGCTAACTCAGCAGCCACCACCTCCTATAGCCCCAGTGCTCCCGTGTCGTTCCCAGGGCTGATTCCCAGCGCTGAGGTGAAAAGAGAAGGTATTCAAACAGTGGCTTCCCAGGATGGAGGCTCTGTGGTGACTTTTACCACACCAGTGCAAATTAACCAGTATGGCATCGTCCAGATCCCCAATTCTGGAGCAAACAGCCAGTTCCTTAATGGGAGCATTGGATTCTCTCCACTGCAGCTGCCTCCTGTTTCAGTGGCAGCTTCACAAG gtaatatTTCAGTAAATTCAAGCACTTCAGATGGGAGCACATTTACAAGTGAGTCTGCCACAGTCCAGCAAGGAAAAGTTTTCTTGAGCTCTCTTGCTCCCAGTGCAGTGGTATACACTGTTCCTAATTCAGGCCAGACTATAGGATCTGTTAAACAGGAGGGcgtggagaggagcctggtgttttCTCAGCTGATGCCTGTCAATCAGAATGCACAAGTAAATACAAACCTATCTTCTGAAAGTATCTCGGGAAGTGGCCTCCACCCACTGTCATCCTCATTAGTTAATGTATCCCCCACTCACAACTTCTCCCTCACTTCCCCAACCCTACTAAATCCCACTGAGCTAAACCCTGACATTGCTGATAGCCAGCCAATGTCTGCACCTGTGGCAAGCAAATCTACTGTGACGTCAGTCAACAACGCTAACTATGCAACTCTTCAGAACTGCTCCCTTATTTCTGGTCAAGATCTACTATCAGTACCCATGTCCCAGGCTGCCCTTGGGGAAATAGTTCCCCCAGGTGAAGACCAGGTGGGTCACCCCTCCCCAACAGTACACCAGGATTTTGTCAGAGAACATCATTTAGTTATGCAATCAGTAGctaacataaaagaaaatttcttaacAAATTCTGAGAGCAAAACAGCAAGCAACTTAATGATGCTGGACTCCAAATCCAAGTATGTCCTAGACGGCATGGTGGAGACTGTCTGTGAAGACCTGGAAACAGACAAGAAAGAGCTTGCCAAGCTCCAGACTGTCCAGTTGGATGAAGATATGCAAGACTTGTAA
- the SIX4 gene encoding homeobox protein SIX4 isoform X1: MSSSSPTGQIASAADIKQENGMESASEGQEAPREVAGGAAAAAAAGLSPPAPAPFPLEPGDAAAAAARVSGEEGAVAAAAAAAGAAVDQVQLHSELLGRHHHAAAAAAAAQTPLAFSPDHVACVCEALQQGGNLDRLARFLWSLPQSDLLRGNESLLKARALVAFHQGIYPELYSILESHSFESANHPLLQQLWYKARYTEAERARGRPLGAVDKYRLRRKFPLPRTIWDGEETVYCFKEKSRNALKELYKQNRYPSPAEKRHLAKITGLSLTQVSNWFKNRRQRDRNPSETQSKSESDGNPSTEDESSKGHEDLSPHQLSGSSDGVTNLSLSSHLEPVYMQQIGNAKISLSSSGVLLNGSLVPASTSPVFLNGNSFIQGPNGVILNGLSVGNTQTVSLNPPKMASNIMSNGISMTDILGSTSQDVKEFKVLQSSSANSAATTSYSPSAPVSFPGLIPSAEVKREGIQTVASQDGGSVVTFTTPVQINQYGIVQIPNSGANSQFLNGSIGFSPLQLPPVSVAASQGNISVNSSTSDGSTFTSESATVQQGKVFLSSLAPSAVVYTVPNSGQTIGSVKQEGVERSLVFSQLMPVNQNAQVNTNLSSESISGSGLHPLSSSLVNVSPTHNFSLTSPTLLNPTELNPDIADSQPMSAPVASKSTVTSVNNANYATLQNCSLISGQDLLSVPMSQAALGEIVPPGEDQVGHPSPTVHQDFVREHHLVMQSVANIKENFLTNSESKTASNLMMLDSKSKYVLDGMVETVCEDLETDKKELAKLQTVQLDEDMQDL, translated from the exons atgtcctcttcctcccccaccGGGCAGATTGCAAGTGCGGCGGACATCAAGCAGGAGAATGGGATGGAAAGCGCCTCGGAGGGGCAGGAGGCGCCCCGAGAAGTGGCGgggggcgcggcggcggcggcggcggcggggctgaGCCCCCCGGCTCCAGCCCCTTTCCCCCTGGAGCCGGGGGACGCCGCGGCAGCCGCCGCCAGGGTGAGCGGAGAGGAAGGGGCAGTGgctgcagcggcggcggcggccggggcGGCGGTGGATCAGGTACAACTCCACTCGGAACTTCTGGGCAGGCACCACcacgccgcggccgccgccgccgccgcgcagACCCCACTGGCCTTCTCGCCCGACCATGTCGCCTGCGTGTGCGAGGCGCTGCAGCAGGGGGGCAACCTGGACCGCCTGGCCCGGTTCCTGTGGTCCCTGCCCCAGAGCGACCTGCTACGTGGCAACGAGAGCCTGCTGAAGGCGCGGGCGCTGGTGGCCTTCCACCAGGGCATCTACCCCGAGCTCTACAGCATCCTCGAGAGCCACAGCTTCGAGTCGGCTAACCACCCGCTGCTGCAGCAGCTCTGGTACAAGGCGCGCTACACCGAGGCCGAGCGAGCCCGCGGCCGGCCGCTGGGCGCGGTGGACAAGTACCGGCTGCGCAGGAAATTCCCCCTGCCCCGCACCATCTGGGACGGCGAGGAGACGGTGTATTGTTTCAAGGAGAAGTCGCGCAACGCGCTCAAGGAGCTCTACAAGCAGAATCGCTACCCTTCGCCCGCCGAGAAGCGGCACCTGGCCAAGATCACCGGCCTCTCCCTCACCCAGGTCAGCAACTGGTTCAAGAACCGCCGGCAGCGCGATCGGAACCCCTCCGAGACCCAGTCCAAAAG TGAGTCAGATGGCAATCCTAGCACTGAAGATGAATCCAGCAAGGGTCATGAAGACTTGTCTCCTCATCAGCTCTCGGGTTCATCCGATGGTGTCACCAACCTCAGCCTTTCCAGTCACCTGGAGCCAGTATATATGCAACAAATTGGAAATGCTAAAATATCGTTAAGCTCCTCTGGAGTTTTATTGAACGGAAGTTTGGTACCTGCAAGTACTTCACCTGTCTTCCTTAATGGTAATTCTTTCATTCAGGGACCCAATGGAGTTATCCTTAATGGATTAAGTGTGGGAAATACACAGACAGTGTCTTTGAACCCACCAAAAATGGCATCAAACATCATGAGCAATGGTATCTCCATGACTGACATACTGGGGTCTACCTCCCAGGATGTGAAGGAATTCAAAGTTCTCCAGAGCTCTTCAGCTAACTCAGCAGCCACCACCTCCTATAGCCCCAGTGCTCCCGTGTCGTTCCCAGGGCTGATTCCCAGCGCTGAGGTGAAAAGAGAAGGTATTCAAACAGTGGCTTCCCAGGATGGAGGCTCTGTGGTGACTTTTACCACACCAGTGCAAATTAACCAGTATGGCATCGTCCAGATCCCCAATTCTGGAGCAAACAGCCAGTTCCTTAATGGGAGCATTGGATTCTCTCCACTGCAGCTGCCTCCTGTTTCAGTGGCAGCTTCACAAG gtaatatTTCAGTAAATTCAAGCACTTCAGATGGGAGCACATTTACAAGTGAGTCTGCCACAGTCCAGCAAGGAAAAGTTTTCTTGAGCTCTCTTGCTCCCAGTGCAGTGGTATACACTGTTCCTAATTCAGGCCAGACTATAGGATCTGTTAAACAGGAGGGcgtggagaggagcctggtgttttCTCAGCTGATGCCTGTCAATCAGAATGCACAAGTAAATACAAACCTATCTTCTGAAAGTATCTCGGGAAGTGGCCTCCACCCACTGTCATCCTCATTAGTTAATGTATCCCCCACTCACAACTTCTCCCTCACTTCCCCAACCCTACTAAATCCCACTGAGCTAAACCCTGACATTGCTGATAGCCAGCCAATGTCTGCACCTGTGGCAAGCAAATCTACTGTGACGTCAGTCAACAACGCTAACTATGCAACTCTTCAGAACTGCTCCCTTATTTCTGGTCAAGATCTACTATCAGTACCCATGTCCCAGGCTGCCCTTGGGGAAATAGTTCCCCCAGGTGAAGACCAGGTGGGTCACCCCTCCCCAACAGTACACCAGGATTTTGTCAGAGAACATCATTTAGTTATGCAATCAGTAGctaacataaaagaaaatttcttaacAAATTCTGAGAGCAAAACAGCAAGCAACTTAATGATGCTGGACTCCAAATCCAAGTATGTCCTAGACGGCATGGTGGAGACTGTCTGTGAAGACCTGGAAACAGACAAGAAAGAGCTTGCCAAGCTCCAGACTGTCCAGTTGGATGAAGATATGCAAGACTTGTAA